A single genomic interval of Portunus trituberculatus isolate SZX2019 chromosome 41, ASM1759143v1, whole genome shotgun sequence harbors:
- the LOC123517184 gene encoding uncharacterized protein LOC123517184: MDGCATTDIPALDGNVSENAHQETSPHNEEEHIKAAPVIRRASHHETHNVNGLSTVRERMREQGISEAGTELIMASWKPGTEKQHRPHLKRWTQFCSQWEVDPFTPTVEQIINFLSETFCRDVGYECINTARAALSSLEIVVDGRRAGDHPLVVRLLKGVFNLRPAKPRYIKLVMSSQF, translated from the coding sequence ATGGATGGTTGTGCCACTACGGACATCCCAGCCCTAGATGGGAATGTTAGTGAGAATGCTCATCAGGAAACCTCGCCTCATAACGAGGAAGAACATATTAAGGCTGCCCCTGTCATCAGAAGAGCATCCCATCATGAAACACACAATGTTAATGGCCTATCTACTGTCAGGGAAAGAATGCGAGAGCAAGGAATTTCTGAAGCAGGTACAGAACTCATCATGGCATCCTGGAAACCAGGAACAGAAAAGCAACACAGACCGCATCTTAAAAGATGGACACAATTTTGTAGTCAATGGGAAGTTGATCCCTTTACTCCCACTGTAGAACAAATCATCAATTTCTTATCTGAAACTTTTTGCAGAGATGTCGGGTACGAGTGTATCAACACTGCAAGGGCAGCTCTTTCCTCACTAGAGATAGTAGTGGATGGCCGCAGGGCAGGGGACCACCCTCTCGTTGTCAGGTTGCTAAAGGGAGTATTCAATCTACGCCCAGCTAAACCCAGGTATATTAAACTTGTAATGTCAAGCCAGTTTTAG